A genomic segment from Methanoplanus limicola DSM 2279 encodes:
- a CDS encoding 4Fe-4S binding protein, giving the protein MPANILPKEIGFAYAFIVIFLLAYLWNKKIITRKKAIPILIISTALGFLIFAPIAPHNFQSLILKDTTRLGGPLLVATIGMSVMLAVTLIFGRIFCGHICPVGTVQELASLIPAPKFGRKLKRETISFRAIIFIVIITAAYFYSYAVVDLFGIYEFFHLTLGVLFIVFLLIIIASVFFYRPFCRLICPYGTLLAILSAYSVLGIQRGSECINCGKCEKVCPVDEAKFGDMRAECYMCGRCLEVCPKSGAIWYGRPEEKEK; this is encoded by the coding sequence ATGCCGGCGAACATCTTACCAAAAGAAATAGGATTTGCATATGCATTTATTGTAATATTTCTTCTTGCATATCTCTGGAATAAGAAAATAATAACCAGAAAAAAAGCAATTCCGATATTAATCATCTCAACAGCACTTGGATTCCTTATCTTTGCACCCATTGCACCGCATAATTTTCAGAGCCTTATACTGAAGGATACCACAAGGCTTGGCGGCCCGCTGCTTGTCGCAACGATAGGAATGTCTGTGATGCTTGCTGTGACACTTATTTTCGGCAGGATCTTCTGTGGACATATCTGTCCGGTTGGAACAGTACAGGAACTTGCATCCCTGATACCCGCACCTAAATTCGGACGTAAACTGAAGAGAGAGACGATATCATTCCGGGCGATAATCTTCATAGTCATAATCACAGCGGCATACTTTTACTCCTACGCTGTAGTTGACCTGTTCGGGATATATGAGTTCTTCCACCTTACACTGGGGGTTCTCTTCATAGTATTCCTTCTGATAATTATTGCATCAGTATTCTTCTACAGACCGTTCTGCCGCCTCATATGTCCTTACGGAACACTTCTTGCCATACTCTCAGCTTACAGCGTACTTGGAATACAGAGGGGCAGTGAGTGTATAAACTGTGGAAAATGTGAAAAGGTATGTCCGGTTGACGAAGCCAAATTCGGTGATATGAGGGCAGAATGCTATATGTGCGGCAGATGTCTGGAAGTCTGCCCGAAATCCGGAGCAATCTGGTACGGCCGCCCGGAGGAGAAGGAGAAATAG
- the hmgA gene encoding hydroxymethylglutaryl-CoA reductase (NADPH), which translates to MDENFRQYISGLKEGTTKLHALESLLSPDDALYVRRSFISEETGVSLEKAGSYTMDVSRACSKNCENMIGAVQIPLGVAGKLKVKGEYAEGEYYLPLATTEGALIASINRGCKAITKAGGAEVRIFRDGMTRAPVFAAKSVPHANEIVGWIDDNTGRLREIAEATTNHGKMKDIVCFVVGTSVYARIEFSTGDAMGMNMVTIASEKIAGEVVKETGAVLIALSGNMCSDKKPAAINAILGRGKTVSAGIFLSDDMIKEIFRTDAPTLMEVNTRKNLVGSAKAGAIGFNAHAANVIAAVFLACGQDPAHVVEGANAITTVDPAEGGVYVSVTLPSLQVGTVGGGTGLDTQRECLSMLGCAGGGESSGSNSSKFAEIVASAVLAGELSLLGALGAGHLARAHKQLGR; encoded by the coding sequence ATGGATGAAAATTTCAGGCAGTATATTTCCGGGTTAAAAGAGGGAACCACAAAACTGCACGCACTTGAGTCGCTTCTTTCTCCTGATGATGCACTTTATGTGAGGAGAAGTTTCATAAGCGAAGAGACGGGTGTTTCGCTTGAAAAAGCGGGCAGCTATACAATGGACGTCAGCCGTGCATGCAGCAAGAACTGTGAAAATATGATCGGTGCAGTTCAGATCCCTCTTGGTGTGGCGGGGAAACTGAAGGTTAAGGGTGAGTATGCAGAAGGTGAATATTATCTTCCGCTTGCAACAACCGAAGGCGCCCTTATTGCATCGATTAACAGGGGCTGCAAGGCTATTACGAAGGCAGGGGGTGCCGAAGTAAGGATTTTCAGGGACGGGATGACGCGTGCACCGGTCTTTGCAGCAAAGTCTGTGCCCCATGCAAATGAAATTGTCGGGTGGATTGATGATAATACCGGCAGGCTGAGGGAAATTGCGGAGGCTACCACGAATCACGGCAAAATGAAGGATATTGTCTGTTTTGTTGTCGGAACAAGCGTCTATGCCAGAATTGAGTTCTCCACCGGAGATGCAATGGGCATGAATATGGTGACCATTGCAAGCGAAAAAATTGCCGGTGAGGTCGTAAAGGAGACTGGCGCTGTTTTGATCGCACTTTCGGGTAATATGTGCTCGGATAAAAAACCTGCGGCGATAAATGCGATACTTGGCCGGGGCAAGACTGTATCGGCCGGAATTTTCCTCTCTGATGATATGATAAAGGAGATTTTCAGGACCGATGCTCCAACCCTGATGGAGGTCAATACAAGGAAAAATCTTGTCGGTTCTGCAAAGGCTGGCGCAATAGGTTTCAATGCACATGCGGCAAATGTGATTGCAGCAGTATTTCTCGCATGTGGTCAGGACCCTGCACATGTTGTTGAGGGTGCAAACGCGATAACTACTGTCGATCCGGCAGAGGGGGGCGTTTATGTCTCTGTCACACTCCCGTCACTTCAGGTTGGAACTGTCGGTGGCGGAACCGGACTTGACACTCAGCGTGAATGCCTCAGTATGCTTGGCTGTGCCGGCGGAGGGGAATCCTCAGGTTCAAACAGTTCTAAGTTTGCAGAGATTGTAGCCTCAGCGGTTTTAGCCGGTGAACTGTCACTGCTTGGTGCCCTTGGTGCAGGTCATCTTGCACGGGCACATAAGCAGCTTGGCAGATAA
- a CDS encoding Zn-ribbon domain-containing OB-fold protein: MSVPRFWRKQPHRYNLLGTKCETCGSYFFPPRTLCPSCRRNGKIVDYKFKGTGKVVTFSIVRTASSPYDLEAPFPVAIIELDEGTRMTAPVVCGLDEIYIGMPVKQTFRKIVADGESGTIVYGTKFVPDK, encoded by the coding sequence ATGTCAGTACCGCGATTCTGGCGTAAACAGCCACACAGATATAATCTGCTCGGAACAAAATGCGAGACCTGCGGGTCTTATTTCTTCCCGCCAAGGACACTCTGCCCGTCATGCAGAAGAAACGGCAAAATTGTAGATTATAAATTCAAAGGCACAGGAAAAGTTGTCACATTCTCTATTGTGAGGACCGCAAGTTCACCCTATGATCTTGAGGCACCTTTCCCCGTTGCAATCATTGAGCTTGATGAAGGCACAAGGATGACTGCACCTGTTGTATGTGGACTTGACGAGATCTACATCGGCATGCCTGTCAAGCAGACCTTCAGAAAGATTGTTGCAGACGGCGAGAGCGGAACAATTGTTTATGGTACAAAGTTTGTGCCTGATAAATAA
- a CDS encoding TspO/MBR family protein has translation MAKGNFSISSVNIPLLAGSVILSYLAGFIGSLFTETGTGSWYQTVLVKPWFTPPGIVFPVVWNILYLLMGISLYLLLSGNLADRRVRILTGVFGIQLVLNALWSILFFGLKSPVSGLICIIILWSAILYLIVYSWNFNRKVSYLLIPYIVWVTIATAINAAVVILNPGLL, from the coding sequence ATGGCTAAGGGTAATTTTAGTATTTCATCCGTAAATATTCCGCTCCTTGCAGGTTCTGTCATTCTCTCTTATCTTGCAGGCTTTATCGGTTCATTATTCACTGAGACCGGGACCGGATCCTGGTATCAGACTGTTCTTGTAAAACCATGGTTCACTCCGCCCGGAATTGTATTTCCGGTTGTCTGGAATATTTTATACCTGCTTATGGGAATCTCGTTATATCTCCTCTTAAGCGGAAATCTGGCTGACAGAAGGGTACGCATTCTTACCGGCGTCTTTGGTATTCAGCTTGTTCTGAATGCACTCTGGAGTATTCTCTTCTTTGGACTTAAAAGTCCCGTATCCGGGCTGATATGTATTATTATCCTCTGGTCTGCAATACTGTACCTGATTGTTTATTCATGGAATTTTAACCGGAAAGTCTCGTATCTTCTCATTCCGTATATTGTGTGGGTGACAATTGCAACTGCAATAAATGCCGCTGTGGTGATACTGAATCCGGGATTGTTATAA
- a CDS encoding type II toxin-antitoxin system PemK/MazF family toxin gives MPAYRKGDVVLATVGMNGRWPDKVRPAVIIRDSGGKDVELCPVTSRIPNSGNFIPVELYDFESGGLDMFSESYILLSEKRTIKKREIVCRKGRLSKEFILEITAAFSS, from the coding sequence ATGCCGGCATACAGGAAAGGAGACGTAGTGCTTGCTACAGTCGGGATGAATGGAAGATGGCCGGACAAAGTTCGCCCCGCAGTAATTATCAGGGATTCCGGCGGAAAAGATGTGGAACTATGCCCGGTAACAAGCAGAATACCAAATAGTGGAAATTTCATCCCGGTTGAACTGTATGACTTTGAATCCGGCGGGCTTGATATGTTCAGCGAGAGCTACATTCTGCTCTCGGAGAAGAGAACCATCAAAAAAAGAGAGATAGTATGCAGAAAAGGCAGACTCTCGAAAGAATTTATATTGGAGATTACAGCAGCATTCAGCTCCTGA
- a CDS encoding DUF120 domain-containing protein has product MSQADDLVPLKKIGLLGGINSSVAISSLKLAEELGTSKQTASRRLISLENEGLITRSSRTDGQYIMITESGENLLRKEYADYKSIFEREKGYFRFEGKVVSGLGEGRYYVSIPEYLVQFKEKLGFEPYPGTLNLKLDPAGIEARRKLDNLRWTEITGFTSNDRTFGSAGCLKCSIGGYMCAIIVPGRSHYPEDTVEIISEVRLRDKEGLKDGDIITVEVEYNDR; this is encoded by the coding sequence ATGTCCCAGGCAGATGATCTTGTACCATTAAAAAAAATCGGACTTTTGGGAGGAATAAACAGTTCTGTAGCCATATCATCTCTGAAACTTGCAGAGGAACTTGGAACAAGCAAACAGACTGCCTCAAGAAGACTGATCTCACTTGAAAATGAAGGATTAATTACCAGATCCAGCAGGACAGACGGCCAGTATATAATGATAACAGAGAGCGGGGAGAACCTTCTCAGAAAAGAATATGCCGACTATAAAAGTATTTTTGAGAGAGAAAAAGGCTATTTCAGATTTGAAGGAAAAGTTGTCAGCGGACTTGGCGAAGGAAGATATTACGTCAGTATTCCTGAATACCTGGTTCAGTTTAAGGAAAAACTTGGTTTTGAGCCATATCCCGGCACGCTCAACCTTAAGCTCGACCCCGCAGGTATTGAAGCCAGAAGAAAACTGGATAACCTGAGATGGACAGAGATAACCGGATTTACATCCAATGACAGAACCTTCGGAAGTGCAGGATGTCTGAAATGCAGCATAGGCGGCTACATGTGCGCAATAATCGTGCCAGGAAGGTCACATTATCCCGAAGATACCGTGGAGATAATATCGGAAGTCAGGCTCAGGGATAAAGAAGGGCTAAAAGACGGAGACATAATTACAGTAGAGGTTGAATACAATGATAGATAA
- a CDS encoding class I SAM-dependent methyltransferase, protein MKIQYYSVLMPEKCWGIKVKKIIGEETRQRLIADGNLHPDFKPKKDSEHLYFPVKEKIPDSETFEFEARSVKQELPRHELIGGIAVIHEKSNKDAEMLLRSRPVIHTVLYSESAVTGEYRTKDYQVLAGGNTTETDYTEYGLRFKIDLSKAYFSARLANERQRILNSMKEGERLLDLFAGVGPFAVALSRKASVVIANDINPDAVRLMDENIRLNRIKNITPMLGDALHMPGIFPDGSFDRIIMNLPMNSVPFLKTAFQLCRKGGVIHFYSIQEEEGGMMEELRKFTTGKITERKVRSYAPKLHHAVYDVICE, encoded by the coding sequence ATGAAGATACAATATTATAGTGTTCTTATGCCGGAAAAATGCTGGGGAATAAAGGTAAAAAAAATAATTGGCGAGGAGACAAGGCAGAGGCTTATCGCAGACGGAAATCTCCACCCGGACTTCAAACCAAAAAAAGACAGCGAGCATCTCTATTTTCCGGTAAAGGAGAAAATACCGGATTCAGAGACCTTTGAATTTGAGGCGAGAAGCGTAAAGCAGGAACTCCCGAGGCACGAACTTATAGGCGGAATTGCGGTCATTCATGAGAAAAGTAATAAAGACGCAGAGATGCTTCTTAGATCAAGGCCGGTCATCCATACTGTACTCTATTCAGAATCTGCCGTAACAGGAGAATACAGGACGAAAGACTACCAGGTTCTCGCAGGCGGGAATACAACGGAGACAGACTATACTGAATACGGTCTGAGATTTAAAATTGACCTCTCAAAGGCGTACTTCTCAGCAAGGCTTGCCAATGAAAGGCAGAGAATCCTGAACAGCATGAAAGAAGGTGAGAGATTACTTGATCTCTTCGCAGGCGTCGGACCATTTGCAGTTGCACTCAGCAGGAAAGCGTCAGTTGTAATTGCCAATGATATAAACCCCGATGCAGTCAGGTTGATGGATGAGAACATCCGGCTGAACAGGATAAAAAATATAACACCAATGCTTGGCGATGCCCTCCATATGCCGGGTATATTTCCGGACGGCTCATTTGACAGAATAATAATGAACCTCCCGATGAACTCTGTCCCATTCCTGAAAACGGCATTTCAGCTCTGCAGAAAAGGGGGTGTCATCCACTTCTACTCAATACAGGAGGAGGAAGGCGGGATGATGGAGGAATTAAGAAAATTCACCACCGGAAAAATCACCGAAAGAAAGGTGAGATCATATGCGCCAAAACTTCACCATGCGGTATATGATGTAATCTGCGAGTGA
- a CDS encoding cupin domain-containing protein, whose protein sequence is MSTENRTQLKGKVLNLKDLVEYQTGSVASRMVIKNSCGSITVFSFDEDEGLSEHTAPFDAVVTILDGECEVWVAGETNIMKEGDTIIFPADVPHALSAITKFKMALTMIRGNESEKESDSKDPKDDMKFE, encoded by the coding sequence ATGAGCACCGAAAACAGGACTCAGCTTAAGGGAAAGGTACTGAATTTGAAGGACCTTGTGGAATACCAGACCGGAAGTGTTGCAAGCAGGATGGTAATAAAAAACTCCTGCGGGAGCATTACAGTATTTTCATTTGATGAGGACGAGGGTCTTTCAGAGCATACAGCACCTTTTGATGCAGTGGTCACTATTCTTGACGGTGAATGTGAAGTCTGGGTCGCCGGAGAGACAAACATTATGAAAGAGGGAGATACAATCATATTTCCGGCAGATGTCCCTCATGCTCTCTCGGCGATAACAAAATTTAAGATGGCCCTTACAATGATACGTGGTAATGAATCAGAAAAAGAGAGTGATTCAAAAGATCCAAAAGACGATATGAAATTTGAATGA
- a CDS encoding thiolase domain-containing protein produces MRDVAVIGIGLTEFGEKWDTSFRSLCVEAGAKALEDANLDGDQIDEMFVGNMSGGRFVLQEHIGALISDYSGLASTNHIPSTRTEAACASGGLAFRQAVTTVASGMQDIVIAAGVEKMTDVGGGETTDTLAGAADREWEGIYGVTFPALYAMIAQDYMHRYGLTREQLAQVAVKNHYNGARNPIAQFRKEISIEAVMRSTLVADPLRLLDCSPVTDGAAAVIVCPLERAKEFTDTPIQVLASTQATDTLSLHDRRDISTLDATVAAGNRAFDMAKLERKDIDFVEVHDCFTIAELCAIEDLGFCKKGEAGKLTEEGYTALDGDLPINPSGGLKACGHPVGATGVKQICEIVEQLRGEASGRQVANAEIGMSHNVGGTGATVVCNILRRA; encoded by the coding sequence ATGAGAGATGTAGCAGTTATTGGAATTGGCCTCACCGAATTCGGTGAAAAGTGGGATACATCATTCAGGTCACTCTGCGTTGAGGCGGGGGCAAAGGCACTTGAGGATGCGAACCTTGACGGCGATCAGATAGATGAGATGTTTGTCGGAAATATGAGTGGGGGCCGTTTTGTTCTTCAGGAGCATATCGGTGCACTTATATCCGACTACTCCGGCCTTGCATCGACAAATCACATCCCTTCAACGAGGACTGAAGCCGCATGTGCATCCGGAGGACTTGCTTTCAGGCAGGCAGTAACCACAGTTGCATCAGGTATGCAGGATATTGTCATTGCAGCAGGTGTTGAAAAGATGACTGATGTCGGCGGCGGCGAGACGACTGACACACTTGCAGGTGCTGCTGACCGTGAGTGGGAAGGCATCTATGGGGTGACTTTCCCTGCACTTTATGCTATGATTGCACAGGATTATATGCACCGCTATGGCCTTACACGCGAGCAGCTTGCACAGGTTGCAGTCAAGAACCATTACAATGGTGCAAGAAACCCTATCGCACAGTTCAGAAAGGAGATCTCAATTGAAGCTGTGATGAGATCAACACTTGTTGCAGATCCGCTTAGGCTCCTTGACTGTTCACCTGTAACTGATGGTGCAGCAGCAGTAATCGTATGTCCTCTTGAGAGAGCAAAGGAATTTACTGACACCCCTATTCAGGTTCTTGCATCCACACAGGCGACAGATACACTTTCACTGCATGACAGGCGTGATATCAGCACACTTGATGCAACTGTCGCTGCCGGAAACCGTGCCTTTGATATGGCAAAGCTTGAGAGGAAGGATATAGACTTTGTTGAGGTTCACGACTGCTTCACAATTGCTGAACTCTGTGCAATAGAGGACCTTGGATTCTGTAAGAAGGGTGAGGCCGGAAAACTTACTGAAGAAGGTTACACTGCACTTGACGGAGATCTCCCGATAAACCCAAGCGGCGGTCTTAAGGCCTGCGGTCATCCTGTCGGTGCTACCGGTGTGAAACAGATATGTGAGATTGTTGAGCAGCTGAGAGGCGAGGCAAGCGGAAGACAGGTTGCCAATGCTGAGATTGGAATGTCGCACAATGTCGGCGGAACCGGTGCTACTGTTGTATGTAATATTTTAAGGAGGGCCTGA
- a CDS encoding mechanosensitive ion channel family protein — translation MASISDLKLDEAVNIGNLILTPENVIACLISILIGYIIVRILTCRMEEIIGKNTKMPKIMTIHLIKAVKLFLYLIVILIALGFIGVQSATIILSVMAFISIILGFGLQDTVNNIASGVWIASSKAYDIDDEVVLAGESGVVKDMNIMATEIKRLDNTRVFIPNGKIWNGSIVNVTRMPTRLIAAEYGVAYDTDIKDAMDAALTVCERHPKLHRDPKPIVRFREMADSAVILQLRVWVDTDDYYQVKSDVLNMLYDELNARDISIPFPQRDVHLYGHNETA, via the coding sequence ATGGCATCAATAAGCGATTTAAAACTTGACGAGGCAGTGAACATAGGAAATCTCATCCTGACCCCTGAAAATGTTATTGCCTGTCTAATATCAATATTAATTGGATATATAATTGTAAGAATACTAACCTGCAGGATGGAGGAGATCATTGGCAAAAACACAAAAATGCCAAAGATAATGACAATTCACCTCATAAAAGCAGTGAAATTATTCCTATATCTGATTGTAATTCTCATCGCACTTGGATTTATCGGTGTCCAGTCGGCAACGATTATCCTAAGTGTAATGGCATTTATAAGTATAATTTTAGGTTTTGGTCTTCAGGACACTGTCAACAATATCGCTTCCGGTGTCTGGATTGCATCATCAAAGGCATATGATATTGATGACGAAGTTGTACTCGCCGGTGAATCCGGAGTTGTCAAGGATATGAACATTATGGCAACCGAGATTAAAAGGCTTGACAATACAAGGGTATTTATCCCAAACGGAAAGATCTGGAACGGCAGCATCGTAAATGTTACAAGAATGCCTACAAGGTTAATAGCAGCCGAATACGGGGTTGCATATGATACAGATATAAAAGATGCGATGGATGCAGCGCTTACAGTCTGCGAGAGGCATCCAAAACTTCACAGGGATCCAAAACCAATTGTAAGATTCAGGGAGATGGCAGATTCAGCAGTAATCCTGCAGTTAAGAGTCTGGGTCGATACTGACGACTACTATCAGGTGAAATCAGATGTATTGAATATGCTTTATGATGAACTCAATGCAAGGGACATCTCAATACCATTCCCGCAGAGGGATGTACACTTATACGGGCATAATGAAACTGCCTGA
- a CDS encoding DUF47 domain-containing protein, translating into MTGKSREERYKKNKGLFGSLFPKEHDFRFMLADQADKTLEGVQIFVNWLNEKPLRDPIELEIIAGDVDKMRYNMEEILIEAFSTPFDRQDIYSLSRNMDYILNYSKETAREIYAYKVDPDPTILDMSNALLFGTKCIYEGVNSINNDGDKIREMIRRSRSAIHELEDIYVTGTAELFKSDDPMNALRKREVYHHLRDAGRALRSTVDTLHTVVVGLN; encoded by the coding sequence ATGACCGGAAAAAGCAGGGAAGAGAGGTACAAAAAAAATAAAGGCCTGTTTGGATCATTATTCCCAAAGGAGCATGATTTCAGATTCATGCTTGCAGATCAGGCAGACAAGACTCTTGAAGGGGTACAGATTTTTGTAAACTGGCTTAACGAAAAGCCCTTAAGAGATCCAATTGAGCTTGAAATTATAGCGGGAGATGTTGACAAAATGCGCTACAATATGGAAGAAATATTAATTGAGGCTTTTTCAACACCTTTTGACAGGCAGGACATCTACAGCCTTTCAAGGAATATGGACTATATCCTCAACTACTCAAAAGAGACTGCAAGGGAAATATATGCCTATAAGGTGGACCCTGACCCTACAATACTCGATATGTCAAACGCACTCCTTTTTGGTACAAAATGTATATATGAAGGGGTAAATTCGATCAATAATGATGGAGACAAGATCAGAGAGATGATCCGGAGATCAAGAAGTGCCATACACGAACTTGAAGACATATATGTCACAGGAACAGCAGAACTTTTTAAATCAGACGATCCTATGAACGCACTCAGGAAACGTGAAGTTTACCATCACCTCAGAGATGCAGGGCGTGCACTGAGAAGCACTGTCGACACTTTACATACCGTTGTTGTGGGTCTGAATTGA
- a CDS encoding hydroxymethylglutaryl-CoA synthase has translation MVGIITYGAYIPRFRIKTEEIARVWGANGKEIAAGLGVMEKSVPDLDEDTITISVSAARNALLKRDVNPDDIGAVYVGSESHPYAVKPTAVTVGEAIGATPVMTAADYEFACKAGTAGIQTCMGLVKSGMIKCGLAIGTDIAQGAPGDALEYTAAAGGAAFFIGNDDVIAEINHTCSFTTDTPDFWRREGQAYPRHGGRFSGEPAYFKHIQGAAKMMLEHMGTKPSDYDYAVFHQPNAKFPRSVAAMLGFTSEQIKPGLAVPTLGNTYSGAVPVGLSATLDVAKPGDKIFVTSYGSGAGSDAFDITVTDAIETEIDRKASPSVADMLNDKVYLDYAQYAKHKGKIVMQK, from the coding sequence ATGGTAGGAATTATTACATACGGTGCATATATCCCAAGATTCAGGATAAAAACGGAGGAGATCGCACGTGTCTGGGGTGCAAACGGCAAAGAGATTGCCGCCGGACTCGGTGTGATGGAGAAATCCGTTCCTGATCTTGATGAGGATACTATTACTATATCGGTCAGTGCTGCAAGAAATGCCCTTTTAAAAAGGGATGTTAATCCGGATGATATCGGCGCCGTCTATGTCGGCAGTGAATCTCATCCTTATGCAGTCAAACCAACGGCAGTAACAGTCGGTGAAGCAATAGGTGCAACCCCTGTTATGACAGCTGCAGATTATGAATTTGCATGCAAGGCAGGAACTGCCGGAATTCAGACCTGTATGGGTCTTGTAAAAAGCGGTATGATAAAGTGCGGCCTTGCCATAGGAACTGACATCGCCCAGGGAGCACCCGGAGATGCTCTTGAATACACCGCCGCTGCCGGCGGCGCTGCATTTTTCATCGGTAATGATGATGTAATCGCCGAGATCAATCACACCTGTTCATTTACAACCGATACTCCGGACTTCTGGAGAAGAGAGGGACAGGCATACCCCAGACACGGCGGAAGGTTCTCAGGTGAACCTGCATACTTTAAGCACATTCAGGGCGCTGCAAAGATGATGCTTGAACATATGGGCACAAAACCTTCAGATTATGATTATGCAGTCTTTCACCAGCCCAATGCCAAATTCCCAAGAAGCGTAGCAGCTATGCTTGGTTTCACCTCTGAACAGATCAAACCGGGTCTTGCAGTTCCTACGCTTGGAAATACCTACTCCGGTGCTGTCCCTGTCGGACTATCAGCGACACTTGATGTTGCAAAACCGGGTGACAAAATATTTGTTACTTCATACGGTTCCGGTGCCGGCAGTGATGCTTTTGACATAACAGTAACCGATGCAATTGAGACAGAAATAGACCGAAAGGCCTCACCGTCTGTTGCAGATATGCTAAATGACAAGGTCTATCTGGACTATGCACAGTATGCCAAACATAAAGGAAAAATTGTGATGCAAAAATGA
- a CDS encoding inorganic phosphate transporter → MLITAWLTIILAFTFTFTNGFQDASSIAATFIASRSGTPRKGILFVALMSFSGALLGGSAVAFTLSGLLTIDSGAETLNVLFITLISAIFWNFLTWKYALPSSSTHALIGGLLGAGIAAAGTGSVFWGLNELLTPPHEITGMVKVILFFVISILIGLTASYIMRKTTSLILQNAKRSVNKSIIKANWLAVGLMAFSNGSNDSQKQLGIIALVLLSAGITTEIEMPLWARGLCAVLLALGTVGGGWRIMNTLGHRIFKVKPIHSFDSQVSSGLSIALSTIAGAPISSTHIITSSVIGVGAAENRKKVNWGVGKDIIIAMAVTIPITMIISGILYYAIFTPGGLIL, encoded by the coding sequence ATGCTCATAACTGCCTGGCTGACAATTATTCTTGCATTTACCTTCACATTCACAAACGGATTTCAGGATGCAAGCTCGATAGCCGCCACATTTATAGCATCACGGTCAGGAACGCCAAGAAAGGGAATATTGTTTGTAGCCCTGATGTCATTTTCAGGTGCACTGCTTGGTGGCAGTGCGGTTGCATTCACCCTTTCAGGACTGCTCACCATAGATTCCGGTGCAGAAACCCTCAATGTCCTTTTTATTACATTAATCAGTGCAATATTCTGGAATTTCCTCACATGGAAGTATGCCCTTCCTTCATCCTCAACCCACGCACTGATAGGAGGGCTTCTCGGTGCAGGCATTGCTGCGGCAGGCACAGGCAGCGTATTCTGGGGTTTAAATGAACTCCTGACTCCGCCACATGAGATTACAGGTATGGTAAAAGTCATATTATTCTTTGTAATATCAATACTCATCGGACTGACTGCAAGCTATATCATGCGCAAAACAACTTCCCTAATTCTCCAGAATGCCAAACGAAGCGTCAATAAAAGTATCATAAAAGCAAACTGGCTTGCAGTGGGCCTGATGGCATTCTCAAACGGGTCAAATGACAGCCAGAAACAGCTTGGAATAATTGCACTTGTCCTCCTCTCAGCCGGAATTACAACTGAAATTGAGATGCCGCTGTGGGCAAGAGGATTGTGTGCAGTGCTTCTTGCACTCGGTACAGTTGGAGGAGGCTGGAGAATAATGAACACTCTTGGCCACAGGATATTTAAGGTAAAACCGATCCATTCCTTTGATTCACAGGTATCATCCGGACTTTCAATAGCCCTGTCAACGATTGCCGGAGCACCGATATCGTCAACGCACATCATCACATCATCAGTGATTGGTGTCGGTGCCGCAGAGAACAGAAAAAAAGTGAACTGGGGTGTTGGGAAGGATATTATTATTGCTATGGCAGTCACAATTCCGATAACAATGATAATATCAGGAATTCTTTATTACGCAATATTCACTCCCGGAGGTCTGATACTATAA